In Brassica napus cultivar Da-Ae chromosome C2, Da-Ae, whole genome shotgun sequence, the sequence TCTAGATAACACATGTAGTAGATCACTTTAGTGATTCTCTATTTCTATTTCATCTAGTGTATATGAAATGGAAAAGATTTTATTTGCACTCCCTCTCTGTTTAAATTTGGAGTTGGGTTGTGTAAGTTTGTACGTTTGGTGTTCATATATGAGGTATTTGCAATGATTTAATTTCAGTAAAATTTGGGTTGTCTATTGATTagtgtttatatttttctaacttGGTATTAGTGTTCATTATCAATTGTTTGGTTACCATCTCCATTATGTTTGTATATCATGGTGATCAATCCTTGATTTAATTTCACAAAGACTTGAGTTACCTATGTATTGGGGTTTATATTTCTTtaacttgggtttagtgttCTATTATGATACCCAAAAGATATGGGTTAGATTGCATACGTATTGGAGTTTATATTTCCCTATCTTGGGTTTATTGATTACTATCAACTCTTATATTGTCATCCCCATTAGTTTTGTATTTCATGTGGCTCATTAGGAATGTAAATACACGTATCCAATCTCCCATTAGCTTACTTAGATATATACATGATATACTATGCAGCTATGAAATAATTGACATGGGAAATGTTAAATGGAATAGTAGTTTTCTTAATGACATAGTACATACTATTTGGAATATAACTTCTCACGTAATAAATGCTGTAAATGTTAATTCAGATTATAACAGTCATATATGAGATATTTGCAATGATTTAATTTCAGTAAAATTTGGGTTGTCTATTgattaatgtttatatttttctaacttGGTATTAGTGTTCATTATCAATTGTTTGGTTACCATCCCCATTATGTTTGTATATCATGGTGATCAATCCTTGATTTAATTTCACAAAGACTTGAGTTACCTATTTATTggggtttatattttcttaacttgggtttagtgttCTATTATGATACCCAAAAAGATATGAGTTAGGTTGCATACGTATTAGGTTGCATACCCAACCACCCACTCCACCGTCTTTGTTCGTGATTATATTAGTAAATTACAAACATGGTTCTATTCTACATTAGTCATGTCGAATGGAAACGTTCCCCATATAAAATGGATGATTCATACCATGCTGTTTCATTCAAAGCTTTTGGTTGTCCCTGTCCGACTGCCACGTGTACGTCTATTACACATGCCCTAACCTATATTTTCCGTACTGCCTCATGTCTTGCATCTATTTCATCGAATAAACCAATACAAAATGACTACATATTTGGACGTGTTTTGTTCTGTCTTGATAGTTTGTACCTTGTTCTTCTTATTCTCCGTTTCTATCTTGTGTTCTATAACCCAACCACCAGTACGTTTTGTTTGATTTGCGTCcaactttataaattatatggTTCTGTTATCATATGGAATAGTTCTAccatatataaaatagtatcCTCTATTATGTGTAATCGTAGTTGGTAAATGGAAATGAAACTTCTTTGCAGTGTTATGAAGGGAACATAAGATGGTAACTTATTTTTGCAATATCTGACTTATTTTTGCAATATCTGAGTTCATTTTGGGTAAAGTATTACATACTTTGCGTCTATCATGCACATTTCAACTGTCCAATGTAGATGCTTTTTCAATTGGAACTATATTTGTACTTATATTATTCTATCTGCAATATATAGTATGGAACTACATTCTGGGATTCTCCGTTAAACAACGTTGTTTCTTTTACACTTAAACTTTTCATCAACTTGTCTCTCTCCATCTTTTCTTTCCTTTGATTTTGAATATGGTTTATCCACGCGCTTCCTAAAGTGTCTCATTGTTATTATGGGACACAAAATCACCACGTTGTTTTCTCCATGTGTTGGAACCGGTAACCTGTTATGTATAAGGATATAACCGGCAGGAAAGAAGGCAAAAAGCGAGTGACTGCATTATGTCAAAATCTTGTCCATTTCCTTAATTTATCACCCAAATGTGGCTATTAAGCCAATTACCCCATAAAAAAGCTATTTTTGTGagagttatttttgtgacaaaaacttaaaaatggttATCCGAGAGAATTGCCCAAAAAATTATAGGGCTTAATTTTAAGAGTgttgttaaaaaatttaaaatttaagatctCAATTATACGTCAATTTaacaaaatgtattttttatttgaaatatattcgATCATTCTATTTATGGTATAATTGATTTTGCTAGTTTTGTCTCTCAcaagttgtatatatataacttacaGGTCTGTATAGGTATCGTGTGGGTGACGTTTTACGAGTAATGGTTTCTACAACAATGCGCCACAGTTTCGTTTCGTGGGAAGACAAAAAGTTGTTCTAAGCATCGACATGGACAAGACCTACGAAGAAGATCTCCTCAAGGCAGTGAAAAACGCCACGCTCCTGCTTGAGTCACATGACCTAATGCTCACTGACTTCACTAGCCGTGTGGATTCCTCCTCGTTTCCAGGGCACTACGTGCTCTACTGGGAACTCGGGAGCAAAGTCAAGGAAGTGAGGGTCGAGCCCGACCCTGAGGTTATAGAGGAATGTTGCTTTACCGTCGAGGAGTCTCTTGACTCGGTCTACAGAAAAGGACGAAGGAATGATAAGAACATTGGACCACTTGAGATTAAGGTTGTAAGAAGTGGCGCCTTTGATGAGCTCATGAGTTTCTTCGTGTCTCGTGGCTCTTCTGTGAGTCAGTACAAGACGCCGAGGTCAGTGCCGAATGAAGATGCGGTTAAGATATTGGAGGCGGCTCAAAGTTTGTTAGCCGGAAGATTCCATCGTGGGAGCTGCATGAACTGAATTCTAGCCTATAAAGTCACAGTTACTTCATATGGGGCTTGATAGAAAGggaactaataaataaaaagaaaaataatgaaGTCCATCATAATCATAATCATGGAGTCATGTTCAATAAATCGTCTCTCTTTTGATGTTGTTGACAGTTGAGACAATCTTCCATAAATAGCTTTAAATCATTGGAAATCTTTCAATTTTAtgtctatttttataaattggaAACAGTTATAAGCTAAATATAAACTGGagacaattattttttttttaacgctgatttattatgacattacaattataagaaatattacatagacgatcagacaaccgacaatactacttGCCTTATAAAGAtatacgcctaactgcatcacatGAACCATCCTACGAAGATCACGCCAGACCGagtttacttgcaccatgttgaagatctcttATAAGTCTTTCCTCCGTAgcctgcataattgtttaataaatcgcttTATCCGGGAATTGAAACCTGGACCTGTTGGTGTAGAAGCATCAATTTTATGTCTATTAgactattaatatttaatttgaaaaacatatgaatacttattattttaatgttttcaaaaaatcaaTAAACTTGATTAAAGATAATTAGCGTGAATCTTTCAAagttctaaaatatttattgataaatgttaatacaaaaaaaaaacaagaacccAACGGCGTCGTTTCGGACTTTGTCACTTCTTGTCACACGATGATACGACAGCGTTTCACTTAACTTGAGCCACTATTCTGTGTACGTGGACTTACGAAAGCTAGAGACAGTGTGGACCCAACTTATAAGATCCAACGGCTGCTACTCTTCCCGACACGTCACCGTTTccgcaaaaataaaaaaataaaaaaataatcaaactcACAGATCCTTCCCTCATCAGTAAAACTGAGAGATCAATCCCAATTCAAAACAAACTCCGGCGACGATGATGCCACCGGAGCTACAGCCGCGGCTGTTCCGGCCACACATAACCTCTCCCTCCGGCGAACCAACCTTATCTCCCCCCAATTACCCTCCCCACATGACCAGAAACTCCACTTCTCGATCCAACGCCCCTCGATTCTCCCCCTCCTCGTTCGCCTACAACGCACGCATCGCCACCGCCCTCGTCCCCTGCGCCGCCTTCCTCCTCGACCTCGGCGGCGCTCCGGTGATCGCCACCCTCACGATCGGCCTCCTCATCTCCTACGTCGTCGACTCCCTCAGCGTCAAGCTCGGAGCCTTCCTCGGGATATGGATGTCGCTCCTCGCAGCTcagatctccttcttcttctcctccccTCTCTTCTCCTCATTCAACTCCATCCCCCTCTCCCTCCTCGCGGCGCTCCTCTGCGCCGAGACGACGTTCTTGATCGGATGCTGGAGCTCGCTTCAGTTCAAGTGGCTCCAGCTCGAGAATCCTTCGATCGTAGTCGCCCTCGAGAGGCTTCTCTTCGCTTGCGTCCCCTTCACGGCGTCTTCGCTTTTCTCCTGGGCGGTAATCTCCGCCGTTGGGATGAGCAACTCGTCTTACTATCTAATGGCGTTCGCTTGCGTGTTCTATTGGATCTTCGCGATTCCTAGGGTTTCTTCGTTCAAGACCAAGAACGAAGCGAAGTACCATGGAGGAGAGGCTCCTGATGAGAGCTTTATCCTCGGGCCGTTAGAAAGCTGCTTCCTTTCTTTGAATTTGATGTTCACACCGGTTCTATTCCACGTGGCGTCGCATTACTCTGTTGTGTTTACCTCAGCTGCTGCGGTTAGCGATCTGCTGCTTTTGTTTTTTGTCCCTTTCTTGTTTCAGTTATATGCGTCGACGAGAGGTGGTCTTCGGTGGGTTACCAAGGACTCTCATCAGCTGCAGAGCGTTCGGGTTGTGAATGGGGCCATTGCGATGGTGGTGATTGTGATCTGTTTGGAGGTTAGAGTTGTGTTTCGCTCTTTTGGGAAGTATATACAGGTGCCTCCTCCGTTGAATTATCTTCTTGTGACTATGACGTTGCTTGGAGGTGGTGCTGGCGCTGGTGCTTCGGTTCTTGGAATGGTCTCGGGTGGTTTTAGCTCAGTTGTTTTCACAGGTTTGGCTGGGGTTGTGAGTGCTGCAGGAGCTATCGTTGTTGGATTTCCTCTTCTGGTAAGTGTTTTGCTGCCAATTGAACAGCTTTTGTTACTTTCGTTATTGATAACTAGTTCCTTGAGATTCATGTAGTCAAACTATGATTGCAATTGTGGCATGCATCTGGTAGCTTACATCATCATAGTAGTCTTGTAGAACTTGCTGCAGCCAACTGACATAATTGTTTTACTGTTTGCCGTCTTCCAAGTAAAGCATTTGTTCATATATGAAGTTTCTTTTCAGAAAGTTGACACCTTGGATACTATTATTTGCCTCATTTGTAAAGTCCTGTTTTTTTTGGTGTGTGAGCACCTCTATAGTAACAATGGAATTTCACTCTGTTTATATTGCAGTTTACTCCACTTCCTGCAGTAGCTGGGCTTTATTTTGCTCGTTTTTTCACAAAGAAAAGTGTGCCCTCTTACTTTGCATTCGTTGCTCTTGGAAGCTTAATGGTTATATGGTTCGTAATGCATAACTACTGGGATTTAAACATATGGTTAGCCGGCATGTTCCTCAAGTCATTCTGTAAGCTTATAGTGGCTAACATCATCATAGCCATGGTCATCCCTGGTCTTGTTCTTCTCCCATCAAAATTTCACTTCCTGACTGAAGCTGGTATGGTGGCCCACGCATTGTTGCTGTGTTACATTGAGGACCGTTTTTTCAATTACTCGAGCATATACTATTATGGAATGGAAGACGATGTGATGTACCCTAGTTACATGGTTATGTTGACGACACTTATTGGATTGGCTGTTGTGAGGAGACTACTTGCTGATCGCCGAATTGGATCAAAGGCAGTCTGGATCTTGACGTGTCTGTATTCAGCAAAGTTGGCTATGCTCTTCCTATCATCAAAATCAATTGTATGGGTGTCTGCAGCTCTATTGCTGGCCGTTTCCCCTCCCTTACTGCTATACAAGTATGAACTAGGCACTCTAACTTTCATAAATGTCATCTCATCTTGAACTTTTAACATTGGTTCTATTTGACTGTACTGATGGAATGTGCAGGGAGAAATCGAAATCTGCCTCTAAAATGAAACCATGGCAAGGTTATTCTCATGCCGCAGTGGTTGCTATCTCGGTTTGGTTTTGCCGGGAAACGATATTCGATGCGCTACAGTGGTGGAATGGAAGACCTCCATCTGATGGCTTGCTTCTTGGTTTCTGCATCGTTTTGATTGGTCTAGCCTGTATACCAATTGTTGCCCTCCACTTTTCACATGTCCTGGTATGTCTGTTCACTGTTTTCTTGTTTCGTTTGTTGTATCTCCCGTCTGATTATCTAGATAAGGAACCATCGTCCCTTTGTTAGTCAAGCCAGTCACTTTCCTATGAGGTCATTTAACATGTTATGAGTTTGTCCATTACCCTCAGAGGTTACATCATAGAGTCAAATAAAGCATGAGAAGAAGaatatttatcaattttattttcttatttttctgcAGTCAGCTAAGAGAAGCTTGGTATTGGTAGTGGCAACTGGATGCATGTTTATTCTGATGCAGCCACCGATGCCTATGACGTGGAGTTACCATTCAGAAATGATCAAGGCCGCTCGTGAGTCAGCTGATGACATTTCCATCTACGGATTCATGGCATCCAAACCGACTTGGCCGTCTTGGTTGTTAATTGTGTCACTCCTGTTGATTCTTTCTGCTGCCACATCTCTAATCCCAATCAAATACGTGGTAGAATTGAGAGCATTTTACTCCGTCGTCATGGGCTTAGCTCTCGGTGTTTACATATCTGCAGAGTTCTTTCTACAAGCCGCCGTTCTACATGTTCTGATTACTATTACAATGGTTTGTGCCTCAGTTTTTGTCATCTTCACCCATTTTCCATCTGCCTCGAGCACAAAGCTGCTTCCCTGGGTGTTTGCTCTTCTCGTGGCTCTATTTCCAGTGACATATTTGTTAGAAGGGCAGGTCAGAATCAAAACTCTCAGTGATAATGTTGCATGGGGTTGGGATGCAGGAGAGGAGGATAAGAAAGTCACAGCAATGTTGGCGATTGAAGGTGCACGAACATCTCTTCTAGGTCTCTACGCAGCGATATTCATGCTCATAGCTCTCTTGATTAAGTTTGAGCTCACTTCGCTTTTGCGTGAGAAAGTCTCTGAGAGCAGTGGTCCATCAAAAACCCAAGGCGGCGCAAGGGGGATGTTCCCAACACGGATGAGGTTGATGCAGCAACGCCGCACCACATCGATCCAAAGCTTTGCAATAGAGAAAATGTCGGAAGAAGGAGCGGCCTGGATGCCAGCGGTTGGTAACGTTGCCACCATAGTGTGCTTTGCCATATGCTTAATTCTCAACATCCACATCTCAGGCGGCTCAAGCCAAGCGATCTTCTTCCTGGCTCCTATCTTACTCCTCCTGAACCAAGACTCTGATCTCTTATCCGGGTTCGGCGAAAAACAGAGATACTTCCCGGTTATACTAGCCATATCAACTTACTTAGCTTTATCCTCTCTCTACACTGTATGGGAAGAAGTTTGGTTCGGTGGAAACACAGGATGGGGAATAGAAATCGGAGGCCGTGAGTGGTTCTTTGCGGTGAAGAACCTGGCTCTCCTTATACTCACAGCTCCAGGCCACATTATATTCAACAGGTACGTGTGGAGTTACACAAGTAAACAGTCAGACGCGTCGCCGATGCTGACCTTGCCACTTAGCTTTGCAGCCGTGGTGATAACGGACGTGTTTCAGGTTCGGCTTCTTGGAGTTTTAGGCATTGTTTACACTGTGGCTCAGTATGTGATATCTAGGCAACAATATATAAAAGGGCTGAGGTATATTTAGACAGCCATAGGATTAGTCTGTCTCGGTccttttttttgtgtaacaatGTTTCATTTTCCGTGTCTTTCTTGACCTTTTGTTTCTCGGTTGATGCATTGAAAAATTGCAGAGATACGTTTACATGACTTAACTCTTATGGTTTTCTTACAAACAACATATCTTAggaacagaacagaacagaacacaTAGTTGGTGTCTTTAAAGATATGCTCTACTCTTATCTTCCTCTGTTTCAACAGCTCTGTACTTGTACCTATGAGCTGACCAAAGGAAAACACAGAAGTTCAAAAGGCTTAGAAGCGTGAGGAGCCAATACAAACAGTCGAATCTCCCTGTGTTTATGTTCTGCGACAACCACGAGTTTCCATCTGAATTCCTAGTCGCTGCCTTGACGATGTTGTTCAAGATGGTGGCAGCAAAACACCCTAACCCGCCGGCTAGCGCAGCGTAAGCCGAACCTATACTCTTCATAGCATCAGGTGCTTCCTCGTAGAGAAACTCCAATAGCCCTACGATGCAGAAAACCTCTGCTATACCGATGAGACAGTACTGGATTAACAACCAGTATGCTGTTAGATCAGGCATTTGGGTCAAGAAGCTGAACTGGAAGCCATGTTGTATCGCGTAATGTCTCCTGTAGTTCTCGAATAGTCCAGCCCAAGCTACTGATATGATTGAAACTGCTAGCCCTATCCCCACCTGTACAAAAACCACAAGTGATGAATGCTATGATTAGAAATGGAAACATTGAGTACTGAGTACATACCCTTTGAAGCTGGGAAGCACCATGGGGATTGCCAGTGATTCTTCTGGTGATAGGGACGAAGACAGAGTaataaagagagagaatgaGGAAAATGCTGAGTCCTGGGAAGACAGGCATGCATGTCACAGGTAGCTTGAGGTGTTGAATGTGTGTGTTGAGTGTATAAGCTTGTTGCACTGAGAGTGTTAGATACTCTGTAAGAACCAAACTCAGCATTACAGTACATGCTGGGATTGGAATCAGTCTTATCAAAATCTTCACTTCCTCCACTTGTGTTACTGTGCATAGCATCCATGGAGACGGCTCCAATCCATCTTCTTTCAACTGAAGCGCCGCCTTGTCTAGCCATCTGCACCACAATCAAACATGTGAGACCAATCCAAAATCATACCAAAGATGCAATTCAAATAAAACTTACCTGAAATCGCCTGTGTGAGGGATCTTACGACTACCATTTATAGCAGACTTCAAGCCTGGAACCTCGTACAGACCGATAAACTCGCTGCTTGTAAAAGCTGCACCTCGTTTGCGAAAAGCTGCAACTAGTACCTGAGCAACCCTTGTCAAGGGACTACCACCAGGCAACCTATGCCGATAAAGCGGTGTGCCAGCAAAGAACAAAGCATTAGAAATGGCCATAGCTATAGCCAGTGTGCCAAAAGCCATACCCCAACCATGTTCCATCTGAACATACACTACCAAAGTGAAGGCAATGATTGCACCTAGAGTGACAGACAAGTAGAAGAAGTTGAAGAACCGGTCTAAATGTGTTTTATACTCTTTGCTCTTCTCATCAAACTGGTCCGCACCAAATGAGGAAACACATGGTCTAATACCAGCTGCACCGAATCCGGTTATGTAAAGAACCGTGTAGAGGTAAAGCATCTGCCAAGATTTTGCTGGTTGGCAGTTTCCTAAGAGCAGTGATAATTGGTCACAGTTGCTTTGGTCTGGTACAAACATCTTGAAACTTGCCCCCAGTGTTATTCCTATCAGCCCCTTCTCACAGGCCAcagtaaaaaaaacatatattaggaACCATCTTTTAGCATTTGCATCCAAAGCAGTCAAACATGTCTCTAGTGCTTACCAGAAGATACATGGTAGTGAAAATGGCAATGGTCCGGTAACGACCCAAGTATGCATCAGCCAAGAAACCTCCAAGAACAGAAGAGGCCTGAGAGATGCCAAGGAAGTTGTTGACTGCGTTTGAAGAACTCTCAAAAGGTCTATGCATCACGTAGAACATGAAGGCCACCATGTTCACAGATAGTCCAAAGTAAGCCATTCTCTCAGCCATTTCATTTCCTAATATTtcaaccaaaccaaaacataaAGCTTCAAGTAGAAGAactatatactaatatattcaagaaaaaaaaatgtatacaaaAAAAGTTACCAAAAATGAAGAGAGCAGCGATCCAACCACCGGTTTTGGAAAGATTGGCGATGGGTTTGCCACGGATGTTAACAGGAGTGGTGCCACCAGTATAGCCACGGCCAAGAGCAAGACGTCTGTTATCTGATTCCAAGAAGAACACACTCAACTCCTTCCTATGCACTGAAGAGCTTGAACAACCTCCTGGCGTCAACGGGGATTTAATCTCTGATACAACCATGTTGGATGTGTTCTCTCATAAAACCATGGAACTAGGAGTCTCTTACAGTGAGGAAATAAAAGCAATAATTGATATAACCAAAACACAATCCGTATACAGACGTTTGAGGATTGGTTAGAGAAATGTATAAATGCAGTTAGCTTGGAATTGAAAGAAGGGAATTAAATAGACGGAGCTAGCTGGTGAATGGTAACAGCAGAGTAGATGCATTGATTGCACGTGGGAGTCCTCCCATTACTATTGTCTACAGTTTAAAACTTTCAAGAGAGGTATCATGTTTCTTGGTTTGTTTTGTATACACATATAAAGAAACCATTGCTTGGTTTGTAACTTGGAAGACATAAATTTGATTGCAAAGGGCTTTTGTACAATGCGTAACTgcatcttgttttgttttttgttttgttttcagtcAACATTAATGACGACTCTGACACTGAACTGAACAGACATTGGCAGCTATACAATAAAGTCAAACAACAGAAGCTAACACTGGTTTGTGTTCATATTTAATTAGATAGAGATTACTGAAACCTATTCATACCAAACCCTGTGCAAGTAGCCAACTACTAGGACATTAGCTACACTGGTCTATTTTGGTATTTTGAATAGGATCacattttcaaattattattacaAGTTCTTCAAGCTTATAAATGAGAACTTAACATTATATGATGTATAAACTGAGTTCAGTGTAAACAATTGTGCTGTTGAAGTATACACaagacaatatatatatatatatatacgtcaAAGTAGGTGTAGATGGTCCATGATTTATCAATTTGGTACGATTTTGAGGAGTTCAACATCAAAGAGAAGTGTCTTGTCTATGAGCCCTTGGTTCTTGAGTACAAAATCTAATGCACGTTGTCCCTGCGCCCCAACATGAAAGAAAACATTCAAAACTATGTCCTTCTCATACATACTTAACATAAACTGATGATGATAGAAGACTCACAGAGAAAGTTGTCGGTCTCGGCGCACTCTTGTTGTAATCATTTTCTGGGTATCCTAACTCTGGAGGTACAACCAACCTGCATTACCAAGCTAATTATTCCACTTGATTCATTCTACCAAATCATTGTATGTGAGACTATCTAAGGAAAGAGAACCAAGATCCAAGGAGGTTAGTTTCTGTTCACTATATGAAAAACATATGGAGGATGTGTAGAGAAAAGATGTGGAACCTTCTGATACCACCAAGAGCCATCCCAGAAACGGCCTCCTCGAAAGCAGGTATCACCTGGAGCACCAAAGCCATGCGAGAAAGAAACTATTCAATACACTCAGCAACAGAGTCCAACTAGCAACTAGGAGAAGGTTGATATATTGCACACACCTCATTAGATCCCaaggtaaatttgaaaaattcctTCTCATCCCCCTACAGAATCACAAAAAGAGCACACTTATTGAGGACTGTATCATTGCTGCTAATGAAACCAACAAAAAGCAAAAACGTGTTGATACCTCAAAAGAACCCCCTTTGGTTTTGTTGCGTGCTTCAAATATGCGGCCATAGTAACCTATTGTGTAACCATCCCAGTCAACCTGACATACACAGCTCCATTTTATGGTCTTTGAAACATTATAATCCAAATTCTCCATGCCAGACTTGAAGGATACAAACCACAGTAGATATGCATTATATATCTTCTTACCACAACTTTTTCTCCCTTCTTTGGTATAGGCCCAGTTCCCACTCGCAAATCCTGCACTCGTATCAAAA encodes:
- the LOC106345853 gene encoding uncharacterized protein LOC106345853 is translated as MMPPELQPRLFRPHITSPSGEPTLSPPNYPPHMTRNSTSRSNAPRFSPSSFAYNARIATALVPCAAFLLDLGGAPVIATLTIGLLISYVVDSLSVKLGAFLGIWMSLLAAQISFFFSSPLFSSFNSIPLSLLAALLCAETTFLIGCWSSLQFKWLQLENPSIVVALERLLFACVPFTASSLFSWAVISAVGMSNSSYYLMAFACVFYWIFAIPRVSSFKTKNEAKYHGGEAPDESFILGPLESCFLSLNLMFTPVLFHVASHYSVVFTSAAAVSDLLLLFFVPFLFQLYASTRGGLRWVTKDSHQLQSVRVVNGAIAMVVIVICLEVRVVFRSFGKYIQVPPPLNYLLVTMTLLGGGAGAGASVLGMVSGGFSSVVFTGLAGVVSAAGAIVVGFPLLFTPLPAVAGLYFARFFTKKSVPSYFAFVALGSLMVIWFVMHNYWDLNIWLAGMFLKSFCKLIVANIIIAMVIPGLVLLPSKFHFLTEAGMVAHALLLCYIEDRFFNYSSIYYYGMEDDVMYPSYMVMLTTLIGLAVVRRLLADRRIGSKAVWILTCLYSAKLAMLFLSSKSIVWVSAALLLAVSPPLLLYKEKSKSASKMKPWQGYSHAAVVAISVWFCRETIFDALQWWNGRPPSDGLLLGFCIVLIGLACIPIVALHFSHVLSAKRSLVLVVATGCMFILMQPPMPMTWSYHSEMIKAARESADDISIYGFMASKPTWPSWLLIVSLLLILSAATSLIPIKYVVELRAFYSVVMGLALGVYISAEFFLQAAVLHVLITITMVCASVFVIFTHFPSASSTKLLPWVFALLVALFPVTYLLEGQVRIKTLSDNVAWGWDAGEEDKKVTAMLAIEGARTSLLGLYAAIFMLIALLIKFELTSLLREKVSESSGPSKTQGGARGMFPTRMRLMQQRRTTSIQSFAIEKMSEEGAAWMPAVGNVATIVCFAICLILNIHISGGSSQAIFFLAPILLLLNQDSDLLSGFGEKQRYFPVILAISTYLALSSLYTVWEEVWFGGNTGWGIEIGGREWFFAVKNLALLILTAPGHIIFNRYVWSYTSKQSDASPMLTLPLSFAAVVITDVFQVRLLGVLGIVYTVAQYVISRQQYIKGLRYI
- the LOC106345854 gene encoding protein NRT1/ PTR FAMILY 6.1-like; translation: MVVSEIKSPLTPGGCSSSSVHRKELSVFFLESDNRRLALGRGYTGGTTPVNIRGKPIANLSKTGGWIAALFIFGNEMAERMAYFGLSVNMVAFMFYVMHRPFESSSNAVNNFLGISQASSVLGGFLADAYLGRYRTIAIFTTMYLLGLIGITLGASFKMFVPDQSNCDQLSLLLGNCQPAKSWQMLYLYTVLYITGFGAAGIRPCVSSFGADQFDEKSKEYKTHLDRFFNFFYLSVTLGAIIAFTLVVYVQMEHGWGMAFGTLAIAMAISNALFFAGTPLYRHRLPGGSPLTRVAQVLVAAFRKRGAAFTSSEFIGLYEVPGLKSAINGSRKIPHTGDFRWLDKAALQLKEDGLEPSPWMLCTVTQVEEVKILIRLIPIPACTVMLSLVLTEYLTLSVQQAYTLNTHIQHLKLPVTCMPVFPGLSIFLILSLYYSVFVPITRRITGNPHGASQLQRVGIGLAVSIISVAWAGLFENYRRHYAIQHGFQFSFLTQMPDLTAYWLLIQYCLIGIAEVFCIVGLLEFLYEEAPDAMKSIGSAYAALAGGLGCFAATILNNIVKAATRNSDGNSWLSQNINTGRFDCLYWLLTLLSLLNFCVFLWSAHRYKYRAVETEEDKSRAYL
- the LOC106351019 gene encoding peptidyl-prolyl cis-trans isomerase FKBP19, chloroplastic-like isoform X4, whose amino-acid sequence is MASISAFGYLPSSPPLTGASSTNRCRTTVSAARLPDRTDDFPPLRSSGGKCGEFERRRLLVSSVGLMIGALVCNGEIAEASQFADMPAIRGKDYGKTKMKYPDYTETPSGLQYKDLRVGTGPIPKKGEKVVVDWDGYTIGYYGRIFEARNKTKGGSFEGDEKEFFKFTLGSNEVIPAFEEAVSGMALGGIRRLVVPPELGYPENDYNKSAPRPTTFSGQRALDFVLKNQGLIDKTLLFDVELLKIVPN
- the LOC106351019 gene encoding peptidyl-prolyl cis-trans isomerase FKBP19, chloroplastic-like isoform X3, translating into MASISAFGYLPSSPPLTGASSTNRCRTTVSAARLPDRTDDFPPLRSSAGGKCGEFERRRLLVSSVGLMIGALVCNGEIAEASQFADMPAIRGKDYGKTKMKYPDYTETPSGLQYKDLRVGTGPIPKKGEKVVVDWDGYTIGYYGRIFEARNKTKGGSFEGDEKEFFKFTLGSNEVIPAFEEAVSGMALGGIRRLVVPPELGYPENDYNKSAPRPTTFSGQRALDFVLKNQGLIDKTLLFDVELLKIVPN
- the LOC106351019 gene encoding peptidyl-prolyl cis-trans isomerase FKBP19, chloroplastic-like isoform X1, yielding MASISAFGYLPSSPPLTGASSTNVRRRSTSLTLTPLIFSQFDSQRCRTTVSAARLPDRTDDFPPLRSSAGGKCGEFERRRLLVSSVGLMIGALVCNGEIAEASQFADMPAIRGKDYGKTKMKYPDYTETPSGLQYKDLRVGTGPIPKKGEKVVVDWDGYTIGYYGRIFEARNKTKGGSFEGDEKEFFKFTLGSNEVIPAFEEAVSGMALGGIRRLVVPPELGYPENDYNKSAPRPTTFSGQRALDFVLKNQGLIDKTLLFDVELLKIVPN
- the LOC106351019 gene encoding peptidyl-prolyl cis-trans isomerase FKBP19, chloroplastic-like isoform X2, encoding MASISAFGYLPSSPPLTGASSTNVRRRSTSLTLTPLIFSQFDSQRCRTTVSAARLPDRTDDFPPLRSSGGKCGEFERRRLLVSSVGLMIGALVCNGEIAEASQFADMPAIRGKDYGKTKMKYPDYTETPSGLQYKDLRVGTGPIPKKGEKVVVDWDGYTIGYYGRIFEARNKTKGGSFEGDEKEFFKFTLGSNEVIPAFEEAVSGMALGGIRRLVVPPELGYPENDYNKSAPRPTTFSGQRALDFVLKNQGLIDKTLLFDVELLKIVPN